One genomic segment of Arachis duranensis cultivar V14167 chromosome 4, aradu.V14167.gnm2.J7QH, whole genome shotgun sequence includes these proteins:
- the LOC107485376 gene encoding protein FAR1-RELATED SEQUENCE 5-like yields MYSIVEILEMEFNNPDEASGFYQQYIWAKGFAMRQGKKLKNKKGEIVWYTYLCNREGFRDKKWLEMQDRKREHKVVRRCRCLAEMRIKPKSDSGIWYVSRFVDDHNHDVLPANFVPYLPSYRKISDVNLAYMDSLRQVGISIPKIYESIAAQAGGFNLVPFTKRDMYNEIRRQRALRNGDVNAPLRFFERCARGDEKMFWRFEVGPDQHMCDLFWSDGRSQNDYKIFGDVLAFDATYGRNKYNLPIVVFSGVNHHNQTCVFATAMVSCESQASYV; encoded by the coding sequence ATGTACAGTATTGTAGAGATATTGGAAATGGAATTCAACAACCCTGATGAGGCATCCGGTTTCTATCAACAATATATCTGGGCGAAGGGTTTTGCCATGAGGCAGGGAAAGAAACTGAAAAATAAGAAGGGGGAAATAGTTTGGTACACGTATTTATGCAACAGAGAAGGTTTCAGAGACAAAAAATGGCTAGAGATGCAGGATCGAAAGCGGGAGCACAAGGTTGTCAGACGATGTCGGTGTTTGGCAGAAATGAGGATAAAGCCGAAAAGTGACAGCGGGATTTGGTACGTTTCACGCTTCGTAGATGACCATAACCATGATGTTCTACCTGCAAATTTTGTGCCATACCTGCCTTCGTATCGGAAGATTTCTGATGTCAATCTAGCCTATATGGACAGCTTAAGGCAAGTTGGGATTTCTATTCCAAAAATATATGAGTCAATTGCTGCACAGGCAGGTGGATTTAACCTTGTTCCTTTCACAAAGAGAGATATGTATAATGAGATTAGGAGGCAACGTGCCTTAAGGAATGGTGATGTGAATGCGCCTCTAAGGTTTTTTGAGAGATGTGCAAGGGGGGATGAGAAGATGTTCTGGAGGTTTGAAGTTGGGCCAGACCAACATATGTGTGACCTTTTTTGGAGCGACGGGCGTAGCCAGAATGATTACAAGATCTTTGGTGATGTTCTTGCCTTTGATGCGACATATGGTCGAAACAAGTACAATCTACCAATTGTTGTGTTTTCCGGGGTCAACCACCACAACCAGACATGCGTGTTTGCCACGGCCATGGTCTCGTGCGAATCTCAAGCGTCGTATGTTTGA
- the LOC107485377 gene encoding protein FAR-RED IMPAIRED RESPONSE 1-like, with product MIHPTISDEEIPKVGMLFGTLEEARQFYYNYANKMGFEPHIKNNNFDKNERTPINQSIQCNRDGYQTKKNLATQRSNTVSYVHCKAHIYVKLDTELEKWRLLKVELAHTHRCDPSLSWMFKKNRELSMHVKDVIERNDQAGIRSSKTFQALADEDGGRSNLNFLEKDVRNYISGKLRINGDDTDAQEMLDYFTKMKEQNPNFFYDICVYSDNSLKHAFWVDARSKAADEYFGDVVSFDTTYKLNK from the coding sequence ATGATTCATCCCACCATTTCTGATGAGGAGATTCCAAAAGTGGGGATGCTATTTGGAACCCTAGAGGAAGCACGCCAATTTTACTACAACTATGCCAATAAAATGGGATTCGAGCCTCATATAAAAAACAATAACTTCGACAAGAATGAAAGAACACCCATTAACCAATCCATACAGTGCAATAGAGATGGATACCAAACAAAGAAGAATCTGGCAACCCAAAGGTCAAACACAGTCTCATATGTACACTGTAAAGCTCACATCTATGTGAAACTTGACACAGAGCTTGAAAAGTGGAGACTGTTGAAGGTAGAATTAGCTCACACGCATCGATGTGATCCCAGTTTGTCATGGATGTTTAAGAAAAACAGGGAACTCTCCATGCACGTTAAGGATGTCATTGAGCGCAACGACCAGGCTGGTATACGATCTTCGAAGACTTTTCAGGCGCTTGCTGATGAAGATGGTGGTCGTTCTAATCTGAACTTTCTTGAGAAGGATGTTAGAAATTATATATCTGGTAAACTCCGAATCAATGGAGATGATACTGATGCGCAAGAGATGCTGGACTATTTTACCAAGATGAAAGAGCAGAACCCGAATTTCTTTTATGATATTTGTGTCTATAGTGACAATAGTCTCAAGCATGCATTTTGGGTGGATGCTCGATCAAAAGCTGCTGACGAGTATTTTGGTGACGTGGTGTCATTTGACACCACATACAAACTCAACAAgtaa